A single Xylanimonas cellulosilytica DSM 15894 DNA region contains:
- a CDS encoding glycosyltransferase — protein MSADGAALADPASFGITQTRPQVSGARGAVIIPAHDEEKVIGRTLGALAALAAEPSIEVVVVCNGCSDDTARVARSFPWVRVEEIAEASKTAALNVGDRLATQWPRLYLDADIELAPAAVLGTLAAVSGPGVRAGRPRHAYDISASSALVRGYYRARSRIPGPVRLWGAGGYATNEAGHRRFGAFPAVTADDSWFDAQFADHEKHIVDTPPMRIRTPRNAADLLRVLTRQRRGYVELEIPAETGSRGRALLATVRGPRSAWDTLTYVAFTVVSRALSERALRQAGARAWERDGSTRTSTEAREATT, from the coding sequence ATGTCCGCCGACGGCGCTGCGCTCGCCGACCCGGCCTCGTTCGGCATCACGCAGACGCGTCCGCAGGTGAGCGGCGCCCGGGGTGCCGTGATCATCCCGGCGCACGACGAGGAGAAAGTGATCGGGCGGACCCTGGGTGCGCTCGCCGCGCTGGCCGCGGAACCGTCGATCGAGGTCGTCGTCGTCTGCAACGGCTGCTCGGACGACACCGCCCGGGTGGCCCGCAGCTTCCCGTGGGTGCGGGTCGAGGAGATCGCCGAGGCGTCGAAGACGGCCGCGCTCAACGTGGGCGACCGCCTCGCGACGCAGTGGCCACGGCTGTACCTCGACGCCGACATCGAGCTCGCGCCCGCCGCCGTGCTCGGCACGCTCGCCGCGGTGAGCGGACCGGGCGTGCGGGCGGGCCGTCCGCGGCACGCCTACGACATCTCCGCGTCGTCGGCCCTGGTCCGCGGCTACTACCGCGCGCGCAGCCGGATCCCCGGACCCGTCCGGCTCTGGGGTGCCGGGGGGTACGCGACGAACGAGGCGGGCCACCGGCGCTTCGGCGCCTTCCCGGCCGTCACCGCCGACGACTCCTGGTTCGACGCCCAGTTCGCGGACCACGAGAAGCACATCGTCGACACGCCCCCCATGCGCATCCGCACGCCACGGAACGCCGCCGACCTCCTGCGGGTCCTGACGCGGCAGCGCCGCGGGTACGTCGAGCTCGAGATCCCTGCCGAGACCGGGTCGCGCGGGCGGGCGCTGCTCGCGACGGTCCGCGGGCCGCGCAGCGCCTGGGACACCCTGACCTACGTCGCGTTCACCGTCGTCTCACGCGCGCTGTCCGAACGCGCGCTGCGCCAGGCGGGCGCACGCGCGTGGGAACGCGACGGGTCGACGCGCACCAGCACCGAAGCACGAGAGGCCACCACGTGA
- a CDS encoding glycosyltransferase has product MTDSAVRHGEAPANDLKTAIDHVLVTRFNLPSPGPESLIRAQDGWLAERIELFETYTVPSVRHQTVRDFRWIVYLDPQSPAWLVERLAPLVDDGLITPIYTEHATWENVRDDARAVTGGAGSILITTNLDNDDALATDFVERLQQRATPGRREALYLGYGLIVHGDRVYLRRDPHNAFCSVAEPWDGALTAWRDWHIGLSDHMPAETLDGPPAWLQVVHGKNVSNRVRGRLVDPSRYRDSFAGLLDGVPRPSRRVLLRETALARPAREGRELVRSAGKAVVLRVVGKDGLQTLRGWLARRPSRR; this is encoded by the coding sequence ATGACCGACAGCGCCGTCCGCCACGGCGAGGCCCCGGCGAACGATCTGAAGACCGCGATCGACCACGTGCTCGTCACCCGGTTCAACCTGCCGTCCCCCGGCCCCGAGAGCCTCATCCGGGCGCAGGACGGGTGGCTGGCCGAGCGGATCGAGCTGTTCGAGACGTACACGGTGCCCTCCGTACGCCACCAGACCGTGCGGGACTTCCGCTGGATCGTGTACCTGGACCCGCAGAGTCCCGCCTGGCTCGTCGAACGGCTCGCCCCGCTCGTCGACGACGGGCTGATCACCCCGATCTACACCGAGCACGCGACCTGGGAGAACGTCCGCGACGACGCCCGCGCCGTCACCGGAGGCGCCGGGTCGATCCTCATCACGACCAACCTCGACAACGACGACGCGCTCGCGACCGACTTCGTCGAACGCCTCCAGCAGCGGGCGACCCCCGGACGACGCGAGGCGCTCTACCTCGGGTACGGGCTGATCGTCCACGGCGACCGCGTGTACCTGCGCCGGGACCCCCACAACGCGTTCTGCAGCGTCGCGGAACCGTGGGACGGCGCCCTGACCGCCTGGCGTGACTGGCACATCGGGCTCAGCGACCACATGCCCGCCGAGACCCTTGACGGGCCGCCCGCATGGCTGCAGGTCGTGCACGGCAAGAACGTCAGCAACCGCGTGCGTGGACGGCTCGTGGACCCGTCCCGGTACCGGGACTCGTTCGCCGGCCTGCTCGACGGCGTCCCCCGCCCGAGCCGCCGCGTCCTGCTCCGGGAGACGGCCCTCGCGCGTCCCGCCCGCGAGGGACGAGAGCTGGTCCGGTCCGCGGGCAAGGCGGTCGTGCTCCGCGTCGTCGGCAAGGACGGGCTCCAGACCCTGCGCGGGTGGCTGGCCCGCCGCCCGTCGCGCCGGTAG
- a CDS encoding glycosyltransferase family 4 protein, producing MTTTRAVARARGALQAAAFGALVTVSDLLPPSVRYGYVHRLSRILFTRPLAAVASPSTPSAPTAPPDPAGAGPTEMTCVLATFHLDVGGVGAVVEMLARHLGAQGVRPVVVCEGDGTRAARLRASGIEVISVDDGAAARAAIAAVRPDVVELHSAPAWLERAAMDARVPLVTVMHNTEIHFTAAQWRRFSALMERSFAGVAVSETVREFHARRVSPEAARRMVVIPNGAPQRGAASSAERSAARGTLGAAVGVDLGDDRVVVCLARYDAQKNIAGTVASFLAAAEELPGQVRLVIAGDPSDWAEYWRADGVRRRSRLGDRVHLLGNSDATTLLHAADAFVLNSFFEGWPVAATEAAAVGLPLLLSDVGGARELVGSDSAGSVLVANASGPAADVSDARVAAARRRSNRQDNAAELAVALRTVIERRDEVAAQVRDGSSHTAAAMARAHGALVKAATAGHPVSV from the coding sequence ATGACGACGACGCGCGCCGTCGCCCGCGCCCGGGGTGCGTTGCAGGCTGCGGCCTTCGGAGCGCTGGTGACGGTCAGCGACCTGCTGCCGCCCTCCGTGCGGTACGGCTACGTGCACCGGCTGAGCAGGATCCTCTTCACGCGCCCGCTGGCGGCCGTGGCGTCCCCGAGCACCCCGTCCGCGCCCACCGCCCCGCCGGACCCTGCCGGCGCCGGGCCGACGGAGATGACCTGCGTCCTGGCGACGTTCCACCTCGACGTCGGCGGCGTCGGTGCCGTGGTGGAGATGCTGGCGCGGCACCTCGGTGCGCAAGGCGTCCGGCCCGTCGTCGTCTGCGAGGGCGACGGCACCCGGGCCGCCCGCCTGCGCGCGAGCGGGATCGAGGTGATCTCGGTCGACGACGGCGCCGCCGCGCGCGCCGCGATCGCAGCCGTCCGGCCCGACGTCGTCGAGCTCCACAGCGCGCCGGCCTGGCTCGAGCGGGCGGCCATGGACGCCCGCGTCCCGCTGGTGACCGTCATGCACAACACGGAGATCCACTTCACCGCCGCGCAGTGGCGCCGGTTCTCGGCGCTCATGGAACGCTCGTTCGCGGGGGTCGCAGTGAGCGAGACCGTGCGCGAGTTCCACGCGCGCCGTGTCTCGCCCGAGGCGGCTCGACGCATGGTCGTGATCCCCAACGGAGCACCGCAGCGCGGGGCCGCGAGCTCTGCCGAGCGGTCGGCCGCGCGGGGCACGCTGGGCGCAGCCGTCGGCGTGGACCTGGGCGACGACCGGGTGGTCGTCTGCCTGGCGCGGTACGACGCGCAGAAGAACATCGCCGGTACGGTCGCGTCGTTCCTCGCGGCCGCCGAAGAGCTCCCCGGGCAGGTGCGGCTCGTGATCGCGGGCGACCCGTCGGACTGGGCCGAGTACTGGCGCGCGGACGGTGTGCGCCGGCGGAGCCGGCTGGGCGACCGCGTCCATCTGCTCGGCAACAGCGACGCGACGACGCTCCTGCACGCCGCGGACGCGTTCGTGCTCAACTCGTTCTTCGAGGGCTGGCCGGTCGCCGCGACCGAGGCTGCTGCCGTCGGGCTGCCGCTGCTGCTCAGCGACGTCGGCGGCGCCCGGGAGCTCGTCGGGTCCGACTCCGCGGGATCCGTGCTCGTCGCGAACGCCAGCGGCCCCGCCGCCGACGTCAGCGACGCGCGGGTCGCCGCGGCGCGACGGCGGTCGAACCGCCAGGACAACGCGGCCGAGCTGGCCGTCGCTCTGCGGACCGTGATCGAGCGGCGTGACGAGGTGGCCGCCCAGGTCCGTGACGGCTCTTCGCACACCGCGGCCGCGATGGCACGCGCGCACGGCGCGCTCGTCAAGGCGGCGACCGCCGGTCACCCCGTGTCGGTCTGA
- a CDS encoding acyltransferase yields MAKIAESADVDERATVGEGTSVWHLAQVREDAVVGPGCNIGRGAYVGPGVRIGANCKLQNYSLVYEPAVLEDGVFIGPAVVLTNDLYPRAINPDGSLKSAHDWDAVGVTVREGASIGARAVCIAPVTVGRWATVAAGSVVTQDVPDFALVAGVPARRIRWVGRAGVPLVAAGDGSWTCPATGELYSESDGVLRPSAEE; encoded by the coding sequence ATGGCCAAGATCGCGGAGTCCGCGGACGTCGACGAGCGGGCGACGGTGGGGGAGGGGACGTCCGTCTGGCACCTCGCCCAGGTGCGCGAGGACGCCGTCGTCGGCCCCGGGTGCAACATCGGGCGCGGTGCGTACGTCGGCCCGGGGGTGCGCATCGGGGCGAACTGCAAGCTGCAGAACTACTCGCTGGTCTACGAACCCGCCGTCCTGGAGGACGGGGTCTTCATCGGGCCGGCCGTCGTGCTCACGAACGACCTCTACCCGCGCGCGATCAACCCCGACGGCTCGCTCAAGTCCGCGCACGACTGGGACGCCGTCGGCGTGACGGTGCGCGAGGGTGCCTCGATCGGGGCGCGGGCCGTCTGCATCGCCCCCGTGACCGTGGGGCGCTGGGCCACCGTCGCCGCCGGGTCCGTGGTGACCCAGGACGTGCCGGACTTCGCCCTCGTCGCGGGCGTGCCGGCGCGGCGGATCCGCTGGGTCGGGCGTGCGGGCGTTCCTCTTGTCGCGGCAGGCGACGGCTCGTGGACGTGCCCGGCGACCGGCGAGCTGTACAGCGAGAGCGACGGTGTGCTGCGTCCCAGCGCTGAGGAGTGA
- a CDS encoding O-antigen ligase family protein: protein MPRLIHRFDALSVLTLWMVSLYIFPSEATISAVQSLGRPSTILGLACLLWWVLHTTLRSRPEARPHQPVRIAVVVFVLVVLVSYAVTNARGMPVTDRSVADSALIRLASWVGPALVVMDGVRRKDEFFVLLRRIGVAGTAMATLGLIQFVTGRTWIDIIQLPGFTTAGSDLGGRGGFFRPVGTASHALEYAIVISAAFPLTLNAALFLHRSGLLRRWYGSVIIALASLFAVSRSALIGVVTGLLVLAPTWPPRVRAKTALVGICLLGAVYLTVPGIIGTLRGMFSLSGDTSTDSRVDSWDTAFEIAGRYPGVGRGFGTFIGSYRILDNAYLVMLIEVGIVGVIAYFAMILTALYCVFTAAHRTNDPVLRNQLQALGAALTAVALLAAFFDAFSFNQAVATTFLLIGCCGAARQVQTDTG from the coding sequence ATGCCACGCCTCATCCACCGGTTCGACGCGCTGAGCGTTCTGACCCTCTGGATGGTCAGCCTCTACATCTTCCCGTCCGAGGCGACGATCTCCGCCGTCCAGTCGCTCGGCCGCCCGTCCACCATCCTCGGCCTCGCGTGTCTCCTGTGGTGGGTGCTGCACACCACGCTGCGCAGCCGCCCCGAAGCGCGGCCGCACCAGCCGGTGCGGATCGCGGTGGTGGTCTTCGTGCTCGTGGTGCTGGTCAGCTACGCGGTCACCAACGCCCGCGGGATGCCCGTCACCGACCGCAGCGTCGCCGACTCCGCCCTGATCCGGCTCGCGTCCTGGGTCGGGCCTGCCCTGGTGGTCATGGACGGGGTGCGCCGCAAGGACGAGTTCTTCGTCCTCCTGCGCAGGATCGGCGTGGCCGGCACGGCGATGGCGACGCTCGGGCTCATCCAGTTCGTGACCGGCCGGACGTGGATCGACATCATCCAGCTGCCGGGGTTCACCACCGCGGGCTCAGATCTCGGCGGGCGCGGTGGCTTCTTCCGACCCGTCGGGACGGCGTCCCACGCGCTCGAGTACGCGATCGTCATCAGCGCGGCGTTCCCGCTCACGCTCAACGCCGCGCTGTTCCTGCACCGGTCGGGTCTTCTCCGTCGGTGGTACGGGAGCGTGATCATCGCTCTGGCGTCCCTCTTCGCAGTGTCCCGATCGGCTCTCATCGGGGTCGTCACCGGGCTGCTCGTCCTGGCGCCGACCTGGCCGCCGCGCGTCCGCGCCAAGACCGCGCTCGTCGGGATCTGCCTGCTGGGCGCCGTCTACCTCACGGTGCCCGGCATCATCGGCACGCTGCGCGGCATGTTCTCGCTCAGCGGCGACACGAGCACCGACTCGCGCGTCGACAGCTGGGACACGGCGTTCGAGATCGCCGGCCGGTACCCGGGCGTCGGGCGGGGGTTCGGCACGTTCATCGGCAGCTACCGCATCCTCGACAACGCCTACCTCGTCATGCTCATCGAGGTGGGCATCGTCGGCGTGATCGCGTACTTCGCGATGATCCTGACCGCGCTCTACTGCGTGTTCACCGCAGCACACCGCACCAACGACCCGGTGCTGCGCAACCAGCTGCAGGCGCTGGGGGCAGCGCTGACCGCCGTCGCGCTGCTCGCCGCCTTCTTCGACGCGTTCTCGTTCAACCAGGCGGTCGCCACGACCTTCCTGCTGATCGGGTGCTGCGGTGCGGCGCGCCAGGTTCAGACCGACACGGGGTGA
- a CDS encoding glycosyltransferase family 4 protein, with product MHNAESRPGIITRKDRVSQQSMTAVNCWDAGVESRPPTVLVVPNTVFFPPYLEELPALAADGSTPRTWICDLTSKVTVLDQRLLTLPSRARRSVYSRLPMWVVQVLEVFRVGRRYDVIFCWGVANVALVLAVMLRLTGRRITVVALLTRVSESKKARLLRVAHPGLAKIVLPPVVQREYAVAHLGVPAEKLVGLPWTLDLDFWRSTPDTERVTICAAGGEMRDYRTLIRALEGLDIPCHIAGSLDLERRDWWNDDVEDQRTSLPPNITLGPMSATDLRDLYDRSRFVVVPLRPTNSDNGITCMNEAWAMGRAVIVSAVEGQRDAFEHGQHGEWVPVGDVEALRDAIVRLWNDPERTAAMGARGRELVDPHKSNAVFSAGMDTVLSAAAQASLGTSRVYRPR from the coding sequence ATGCACAATGCGGAGAGCCGGCCCGGGATAATCACCCGCAAAGATCGCGTGTCGCAACAATCAATGACTGCTGTGAACTGCTGGGATGCCGGGGTGGAATCCAGACCGCCAACGGTTCTCGTCGTTCCGAACACCGTCTTTTTCCCCCCGTACCTTGAGGAGCTGCCCGCGCTCGCAGCCGACGGGTCGACCCCGCGCACGTGGATCTGCGACCTCACCAGCAAGGTCACGGTCCTCGACCAGCGTCTTCTCACGCTCCCGTCCCGGGCACGTCGGTCGGTCTACTCGCGACTGCCGATGTGGGTCGTCCAGGTGCTGGAGGTGTTTCGGGTCGGGCGCAGGTACGACGTGATCTTCTGCTGGGGCGTCGCGAATGTCGCGCTGGTCCTGGCCGTCATGCTTCGGCTCACTGGCCGCCGCATCACCGTCGTCGCTCTGCTGACACGCGTCTCGGAGTCCAAGAAAGCACGCCTCCTGCGCGTGGCGCACCCAGGGCTCGCGAAGATCGTGCTTCCGCCCGTCGTCCAGCGGGAGTACGCCGTGGCACACCTCGGGGTTCCCGCGGAGAAGCTGGTCGGTCTCCCGTGGACCCTCGACCTGGACTTCTGGCGTTCCACGCCCGACACCGAACGGGTCACCATCTGCGCGGCCGGCGGTGAGATGCGCGACTATCGCACCCTCATCCGTGCGCTGGAAGGACTCGACATCCCCTGCCACATCGCCGGCAGCCTCGATCTGGAGAGACGGGACTGGTGGAACGACGACGTCGAGGACCAGCGGACGAGCCTCCCGCCCAACATCACGCTCGGGCCGATGTCCGCCACGGATCTACGGGACCTGTACGACCGGTCCCGTTTCGTCGTCGTCCCGCTGCGGCCGACGAACAGCGACAACGGCATCACCTGCATGAACGAGGCCTGGGCGATGGGCCGCGCCGTCATCGTCTCGGCGGTGGAAGGGCAGCGCGACGCCTTCGAGCACGGCCAGCACGGCGAGTGGGTCCCCGTCGGTGACGTGGAGGCTCTCCGGGACGCGATCGTCCGGCTCTGGAACGACCCCGAGCGCACGGCGGCCATGGGCGCGCGGGGGCGCGAGCTCGTGGACCCGCACAAGAGCAACGCGGTGTTCAGTGCCGGCATGGACACCGTGCTGTCCGCGGCCGCGCAGGCCTCGCTCGGGACGAGCCGGGTCTACCGCCCACGCTGA
- a CDS encoding glycosyltransferase, producing MTILGRDDASSHVAAIIVSYNSADHLPGLLASLEASTVGVRVIVVDNGSADGSVAVAAADPRVIAVATGANLGYSGGINVGRRIVRDDEAVAILNPDLVVADDMLEHLLAATADPAVGIASPMLLDADGNRFNHLRREPGVLNTLGDSVFGNRWPGRPTALAETMRRDSEYDGTRDVAWAGGAAMVISSACNAAVGEWDHDTYFLYSEETDYARRARDLGYAVRYVPTARATHVGSGSGQPAELVALLSVNRVRYYARLHGRVRAALFRAALAVQHLLRPHDHRHRVALRHIVDRSSWDRLPAGDHISSVTADLVPFDSTAASTP from the coding sequence GTGACCATCCTCGGCAGGGACGACGCGTCCTCGCACGTGGCCGCGATCATCGTCAGCTACAACAGCGCCGACCATCTGCCCGGGCTGCTCGCCTCGCTCGAGGCCAGCACGGTCGGCGTCCGCGTCATCGTCGTCGACAACGGCTCCGCCGACGGCTCGGTCGCCGTCGCCGCCGCCGACCCGCGAGTGATCGCCGTCGCGACCGGCGCCAACCTCGGCTACTCGGGCGGGATCAACGTCGGCCGGCGCATCGTGCGGGACGACGAGGCCGTGGCGATCCTCAACCCCGACCTCGTCGTCGCGGACGACATGCTCGAGCACCTCCTCGCCGCGACGGCGGACCCCGCCGTCGGGATCGCGTCGCCGATGCTGCTCGACGCCGACGGGAACCGGTTCAACCACCTGCGCCGCGAACCCGGCGTGCTCAACACGCTGGGCGACTCGGTCTTCGGCAACCGTTGGCCCGGCCGCCCGACCGCGCTGGCGGAGACCATGCGGCGCGACAGCGAGTACGACGGCACCCGCGACGTCGCGTGGGCGGGCGGTGCCGCGATGGTGATCTCCAGCGCGTGCAACGCTGCCGTGGGCGAGTGGGACCACGACACGTACTTCCTCTACTCCGAGGAGACCGACTACGCCCGCCGCGCCCGGGACCTCGGCTACGCCGTCCGCTACGTCCCCACCGCCCGCGCCACGCACGTCGGGTCCGGTTCCGGGCAGCCCGCCGAGCTCGTCGCGCTGCTCTCCGTCAACCGCGTCCGCTACTACGCCCGGCTCCACGGGCGGGTGCGCGCCGCGCTGTTCCGGGCCGCCCTCGCCGTCCAGCACCTGCTGCGGCCGCACGACCACCGGCACCGGGTCGCGCTGCGCCACATCGTCGACCGGTCGTCCTGGGACCGCCTGCCCGCCGGGGACCACATCTCGTCCGTGACGGCGGACCTCGTGCCCTTCGACAGCACCGCGGCGAGCACACCATGA
- a CDS encoding FAD-dependent oxidoreductase: MTILSPSDPLATDYDCCVVGAGPVGLAFATEAARAGRKVLLVDAGTETSGKHDVITAKDGSTEIVDPARHAPLDLTTRQGLGGTSWLWGGRCVAYEPIDFEDRDYVPDSRWPITIDDVRPWYAAAAEHLDCGAAVFASNRPDWDGLREFRMSNLERWARQPQLAPGLGARVTAHPSIDVLLGTRVVDIDLAEDGSVTGLAVLRDGAPATVSARTYVLAMGGLEITRFLLDVQVRRPELFGGVDGPLGRYYMGHATGSIAEIVLDDPKRAADLDFVLDEHDTYVRRRFTLTEEAQREHRVLNTSFYLDNPPFYEHEHKNATLSLVFLGLRIPAVGRRMIAEGIRLRHIGEPPYRIGAHLWNIARKPWRAAVDVLDILRRRYWSAVRKPGFILRNDGGRYALHYHGEQIPHPDSRVHLVPGADGKPVLRIDYRYAEQDIDSLLLAHELLDKELRAAGLGHLEYLAPDEPSLRALTWQQSTDGFHSIGTTRMSDDPDDGVVDQDCRVHGTTNLYLASSSVFRTSAEANPTYFAAVLAVRLAHHLAELTGTPEDRATSAASVGSTP, translated from the coding sequence GTGACCATCCTGTCCCCCTCCGACCCGCTCGCCACCGACTACGACTGCTGCGTCGTCGGGGCGGGGCCGGTCGGGCTCGCCTTCGCGACGGAAGCGGCGCGCGCGGGACGGAAGGTGCTGCTGGTCGACGCGGGGACGGAGACGTCGGGAAAGCACGACGTCATCACCGCGAAGGACGGCAGCACCGAGATCGTCGACCCCGCCCGGCACGCCCCGCTCGACCTCACGACCCGGCAGGGCCTCGGCGGGACGTCGTGGCTGTGGGGCGGCCGGTGCGTGGCCTACGAGCCGATCGACTTCGAGGACCGCGACTACGTCCCGGACTCCCGGTGGCCCATCACGATCGACGACGTCCGCCCGTGGTACGCCGCTGCCGCCGAGCACCTGGACTGCGGCGCCGCCGTGTTCGCGTCGAACCGCCCCGACTGGGACGGCCTGCGGGAGTTCCGGATGTCGAACCTGGAACGGTGGGCTCGTCAGCCCCAGCTCGCGCCGGGACTGGGCGCCCGCGTCACGGCGCACCCGTCGATCGACGTGCTCCTCGGCACGCGCGTCGTGGACATCGACCTCGCGGAGGACGGCTCGGTGACCGGCCTCGCCGTGCTGCGCGACGGTGCGCCCGCCACGGTGTCCGCCCGCACGTACGTGCTCGCGATGGGCGGCCTCGAGATCACGCGGTTCCTGCTCGACGTACAGGTCCGTCGCCCGGAGCTGTTCGGCGGCGTCGACGGCCCGCTCGGCCGCTACTACATGGGGCACGCGACCGGCAGCATCGCCGAGATCGTGCTGGACGACCCGAAGCGCGCGGCCGATCTCGACTTCGTCCTCGACGAGCACGACACCTACGTCCGTCGGCGGTTCACGCTGACCGAGGAGGCGCAGCGCGAGCACCGCGTCCTCAACACGAGCTTCTACCTCGACAACCCGCCGTTCTACGAGCACGAGCACAAGAACGCGACCCTCTCGCTCGTGTTCCTCGGGCTGCGCATCCCCGCCGTGGGCCGCCGGATGATCGCCGAGGGCATCCGCCTGCGGCACATCGGCGAACCGCCCTACCGGATCGGTGCTCACCTGTGGAACATCGCGCGCAAGCCGTGGCGTGCCGCGGTGGACGTCCTGGACATCCTGCGCCGCCGCTACTGGTCCGCCGTCCGCAAGCCGGGCTTCATCCTGCGCAACGACGGCGGCCGCTACGCGCTGCACTACCACGGTGAGCAGATCCCCCACCCCGACAGCCGGGTCCACCTCGTCCCCGGCGCCGACGGGAAGCCGGTGCTCCGGATCGACTACCGCTACGCCGAGCAGGACATCGACTCCCTGCTGCTGGCGCACGAGCTGCTCGACAAGGAGCTGCGCGCGGCCGGGCTCGGGCATCTCGAGTACCTCGCGCCCGACGAGCCCTCGCTGCGCGCGCTCACCTGGCAGCAGTCCACCGACGGCTTCCACAGCATCGGCACCACCCGGATGAGCGACGACCCGGACGACGGCGTCGTCGACCAGGACTGCCGGGTGCACGGCACCACCAACCTCTACCTCGCGTCGAGCAGCGTCTTCCGTACCTCGGCCGAGGCCAACCCGACGTACTTCGCCGCGGTGCTCGCCGTCCGCCTGGCGCACCACCTCGCCGAGCTCACGGGCACGCCGGAGGACCGGGCCACGTCCGCCGCATCCGTCGGGAGCACGCCGTGA
- a CDS encoding WecB/TagA/CpsF family glycosyltransferase — MTSVVDHITTRQVTASTAAPATASRILLGGVPVDLHDQGGALAAIRARSVATEGKPLGVVSVNLDHLHWFGHGTALNGNFGIHEGSAAPVGWLHLIDGAPIAEQARRATGRHWPRLAGSDLVGPILAAAEIDGVSVGFLGGAPSTQDELRTELAERYPNLQVAGMWAPSREELLDTDAADALAADIAAADVGILVVCLGKPRQELWIDHYGVASGARVLLAFGAVVDFLAGRVVRCPDWVAEHGLEWAWRLALEPKRLAHRYLVNGPGAYRMLRLSPAVVSSPPR; from the coding sequence ATGACGTCGGTCGTCGATCACATCACAACCCGACAGGTCACGGCCTCGACCGCCGCCCCCGCCACCGCGTCCCGCATCCTGCTCGGCGGCGTGCCGGTGGACCTGCACGACCAGGGCGGCGCCCTGGCAGCGATCCGCGCGCGCAGCGTCGCCACCGAGGGCAAACCTCTCGGGGTGGTCTCCGTGAACCTCGACCACCTGCACTGGTTCGGGCACGGCACGGCGCTCAACGGCAACTTCGGCATCCACGAGGGTTCCGCCGCCCCGGTCGGCTGGCTGCACCTCATCGACGGCGCGCCCATCGCCGAGCAGGCACGGCGCGCGACGGGCCGGCACTGGCCCCGGCTGGCGGGCAGCGACCTCGTGGGCCCGATCCTCGCCGCGGCCGAGATCGACGGCGTGTCCGTCGGCTTCCTCGGTGGTGCTCCGTCGACGCAGGACGAGCTGCGCACCGAGCTCGCCGAGCGGTATCCGAACCTCCAGGTCGCCGGGATGTGGGCGCCCTCGCGCGAGGAGCTCCTCGACACGGACGCGGCCGACGCCCTGGCGGCCGACATCGCCGCGGCCGACGTCGGCATCCTGGTGGTCTGCCTCGGCAAGCCCCGCCAGGAGCTGTGGATCGACCACTACGGCGTCGCCTCCGGCGCACGCGTGCTGCTCGCGTTCGGCGCCGTCGTCGACTTCCTCGCGGGCCGCGTGGTGCGCTGCCCCGACTGGGTGGCAGAGCACGGCCTGGAGTGGGCGTGGCGGTTGGCCCTGGAACCGAAGCGGCTCGCCCATCGGTACCTGGTCAACGGCCCCGGCGCCTACCGGATGCTGCGGCTGAGCCCCGCCGTCGTGTCGTCCCCACCGCGCTGA